The Lutibacter sp. Hel_I_33_5 genome has a window encoding:
- a CDS encoding DUF4230 domain-containing protein, whose product MSKLVVSEGTFSEIYNYSDAKKYFYDYLSFDKKAIVSVNAKVEVGYDLSKLEIQIDSIGKKIVINKIPKEAIVISPDIKYFDLQQSSFNSFTKDELNKINKKSIEKIKETIELTELKTKAKTRLFEELSKIYQLSVVYGWEVEDNTNSTILSGLKKSKAVFIH is encoded by the coding sequence ATGAGTAAACTAGTGGTTTCTGAAGGAACTTTTTCTGAAATCTATAATTATTCTGATGCTAAGAAATATTTTTATGACTATCTGTCTTTTGATAAAAAAGCCATTGTTTCTGTAAACGCAAAAGTTGAGGTTGGCTATGATTTATCTAAACTTGAGATACAGATTGATTCTATTGGAAAGAAAATTGTCATCAATAAAATACCAAAAGAGGCAATTGTAATTTCTCCAGATATAAAATATTTTGACTTACAACAAAGTAGTTTTAATTCTTTTACTAAAGATGAATTGAATAAAATCAATAAAAAAAGTATTGAAAAAATAAAAGAAACAATAGAATTAACCGAGTTAAAAACTAAAGCTAAAACTAGATTGTTTGAAGAGCTTTCTAAAATTTATCAACTATCTGTTGTTTATGGTTGGGAAGTAGAAGATAACACAAATTCAACAATACTAAGCGGCCTTAAAAAATCTAAGGCAGTATTTATTCATTAA
- a CDS encoding phage tail protein — protein MEPSFIGSIILFAGDFPIRNWAKCEGQLLSIASNTALFSIIGTTYGGDGRTTFALPDLRGRVPVGTGAGPGLIEIPIGQKVGRDKTTLAIPNIPAHKHTATVSDINATAEATVSIPATGSVANTYEPGNNAIFGAGEVISGKNEINMYSSAAANKTLKPFTAPVAITATGGNVAVGTTGSNTPFSNIQPSLGMTYLICLQGIYPSRN, from the coding sequence ATGGAACCATCATTTATAGGGTCAATTATTTTATTCGCAGGAGATTTTCCAATTAGAAACTGGGCAAAATGCGAAGGACAATTATTATCAATCGCTAGTAACACAGCGTTATTTTCAATTATTGGAACCACCTATGGTGGAGACGGAAGAACTACTTTTGCTTTACCCGATCTACGAGGTAGAGTACCTGTAGGAACAGGAGCTGGCCCTGGGCTTATAGAAATACCTATAGGACAAAAAGTAGGTAGAGACAAAACAACATTAGCAATTCCTAATATTCCAGCACATAAGCATACTGCTACAGTTAGTGATATTAATGCAACTGCAGAAGCAACTGTTTCAATTCCTGCTACAGGTAGTGTAGCAAATACTTATGAGCCTGGTAATAATGCTATTTTTGGTGCAGGAGAAGTTATATCAGGCAAAAATGAAATCAACATGTATTCATCAGCTGCTGCAAACAAAACCTTAAAACCTTTTACAGCACCTGTAGCTATAACTGCAACTGGTGGTAATGTAGCGGTTGGTACTACAGGTTCTAATACTCCTTTTAGCAATATACAACCAAGTTTAGGTATGACTTACCTTATTTGTTTACAAGGAATTTATCCTTCTAGGAATTAA
- a CDS encoding TraR/DksA C4-type zinc finger protein, whose protein sequence is MPEIKARYSDEDLQEFKEIILKKITRAEEDLALLQSAYKNDANNGTDDTSPTFKSFDEGSDTMAKEANVQLAIRQEKFLRDLNNALMRIENKTYGICRVTKKLIQKERLKLVPHATLSIEAKRKQ, encoded by the coding sequence ATGCCCGAAATAAAAGCAAGGTATTCTGATGAAGACTTACAAGAGTTTAAGGAAATTATCTTAAAAAAAATAACAAGAGCAGAGGAAGATTTAGCACTATTACAAAGTGCGTATAAAAACGATGCTAATAACGGAACAGACGATACGTCACCAACTTTTAAATCGTTTGATGAAGGTTCTGATACTATGGCAAAAGAAGCCAATGTTCAGTTAGCGATACGGCAAGAGAAATTTCTTCGTGATTTAAATAACGCGTTAATGCGTATAGAAAATAAAACGTACGGAATTTGTAGAGTGACTAAAAAACTGATACAAAAAGAACGTTTAAAATTAGTTCCTCATGCTACTTTAAGCATAGAAGCTAAAAGAAAACAATAA
- a CDS encoding lipoprotein signal peptidase, which yields MSKKNIAILTVIVAILIDQISKIYVKTHFYLGEEVVVFADWFKIHFTENNGMAWGFEFGGRTGKLFLTLFRIAAVSGICYWLWQTIKRNTHTAVVIAISLILAGAVGNILDSVFYGIIFDSSQHKVATLFAENPYGELFYGKVVDMLYFPMYEGESFTFFNAIFNGADSWISIGVVILFIFNKQAFPKEEEKEIVE from the coding sequence ATGTCTAAAAAAAATATTGCAATCCTTACTGTTATAGTCGCTATTTTGATAGATCAAATAAGTAAAATATATGTAAAAACACATTTTTATTTAGGCGAAGAAGTTGTGGTATTTGCAGACTGGTTTAAAATTCATTTTACCGAAAATAACGGAATGGCTTGGGGTTTTGAGTTTGGTGGTAGAACGGGTAAACTATTTTTAACTTTGTTTAGAATTGCTGCAGTTTCTGGAATTTGCTATTGGTTATGGCAAACGATTAAAAGAAATACTCATACAGCAGTGGTAATTGCAATTTCATTAATCTTAGCAGGTGCCGTTGGTAATATTTTAGATTCAGTTTTTTACGGAATTATTTTTGACTCTTCTCAACATAAAGTGGCAACTCTTTTTGCAGAAAACCCATATGGTGAATTGTTTTATGGAAAAGTAGTTGATATGTTATATTTCCCGATGTACGAAGGTGAAAGCTTCACTTTTTTTAATGCGATCTTTAATGGAGCAGATTCTTGGATTAGTATTGGTGTTGTCATTCTTTTTATATTTAATAAACAAGCTTTTCCTAAAGAGGAAGAAAAAGAAATTGTAGAATAA
- the ileS gene encoding isoleucine--tRNA ligase translates to MSKQFTEYKGLDLPKIAEEVLGFWEENNVFEKSISTREGKKPFVFFEGPPSANGLPGVHHVLARAIKDIFPRYKTMKGYQVKRKAGWDTHGLPVELGVEKELGITKEDIGKKITVEEYNEACKKAVMRYTDIWNDLTQKMGYWVDMDDPYVTYKPKYMESVWWLLKQIYNKNLIYKGYTIQPYSPKAGTGLSSHELNQPGTYQDVTDTTVVAQFKAIENTLPEFLKRYDHLHFLAWTTTPWTLPSNTALTVGAKIDYVVVATYNQYTFEPIHVILAKNLVGKQFGGKYEQTEEVSVLSGYTKEDKKIPFLIATECKGKDLLEIKYEQLLDYALPYENAENAFRVIPGDFVTTEDGTGIVHTAPTFGADDALVAKQVTPEIPPLLVLDTNDNPVPLVDLQGKFRSEMAEFAGKYVKNEYYNDGEAPDKSVDVELAIKLKTENKAFKVEKYVHSYPNCWRTDKPILYYPLDSWFIKVTDVKDKMHSLNETINWKPKSTGTGRFGNWLKNANDWNLSRSRFWGIPLPIWRTEDGTEQICIGSVEELKAEMERAVDAGMMDSDIFSEFEVGNMTEENYDKIDLHKNVVDKITLVSASGKPMNRESDLIDVWFDSGSMPYAQWHYPFENKEKIDENKSFPADFIAEGVDQTRGWFYTLHAIGTMVFDSVAYKNVVSNGLVLDKNGHKMSKRLGNAADPFETLKKYGADATRWYMISNANPWDNLKFDIAGIEEVRRKFFGTLYNTYSFFCLYANIDEFSYSEADIAINERPEIDRWILSELNSLIEKVDTFYNDYEPTKATRAISDFVQDHLSNWYVRLCRRRFWKGEYQQDKISAYQTLYTCMLTVAKLSAPVAPFFMDRLYKDLSEATSTESFESVHLAEFPVYNESFVDKSLERKMENAQTISSLVLSLRAKEKIKVRLPLQKIMIPVSDTTQKEEILAVADLIKSEVNVKEIEILDDASDILVKQIKPNFKTLGPKFGKDMRFVAAAIQNFTQDEISTVEKDGKISVKVNDKMITLDVSDVEISSKDIEGWLVANAGGLTVALDVTITEELRKEGIARELVNRIQNGRKDTGLEVTDKIKLTVEKFADLQVSIEENKEYIMSETLAKELVFVDALEDGTEIEFDTIKSRILIQKV, encoded by the coding sequence ATGAGTAAACAATTTACTGAATATAAAGGACTTGACTTGCCAAAAATAGCCGAAGAAGTATTAGGTTTTTGGGAAGAAAATAATGTTTTTGAAAAAAGTATTTCTACAAGAGAAGGTAAAAAGCCTTTTGTGTTTTTTGAAGGACCACCATCTGCAAATGGATTACCAGGAGTACATCATGTTTTAGCGAGAGCTATTAAAGATATTTTTCCGCGTTATAAAACCATGAAAGGATACCAAGTAAAGCGTAAAGCAGGTTGGGATACACATGGTTTGCCAGTAGAATTAGGTGTTGAAAAAGAACTTGGAATTACTAAAGAAGATATCGGTAAAAAAATTACGGTAGAAGAGTATAACGAAGCGTGTAAAAAGGCTGTGATGCGTTATACAGATATTTGGAACGATTTAACTCAGAAAATGGGGTATTGGGTAGATATGGATGATCCATATGTTACTTACAAGCCAAAATATATGGAATCTGTTTGGTGGTTGTTAAAACAGATTTATAATAAAAACCTGATATATAAAGGATATACGATTCAACCGTATTCACCAAAAGCAGGAACTGGTTTAAGTTCGCACGAATTAAATCAACCAGGGACTTATCAAGATGTTACTGATACAACTGTTGTTGCTCAATTTAAAGCAATAGAAAATACATTACCAGAATTTTTAAAGCGATACGATCATTTACACTTTTTAGCTTGGACAACTACTCCTTGGACGTTACCATCTAATACCGCATTAACGGTTGGTGCAAAAATCGATTATGTGGTTGTTGCAACTTATAATCAATATACTTTTGAGCCAATTCATGTAATTCTTGCTAAGAATTTAGTTGGAAAACAGTTTGGTGGTAAATACGAACAAACAGAAGAAGTTTCTGTACTTTCTGGGTATACTAAAGAAGATAAAAAGATTCCTTTTTTAATTGCAACTGAGTGTAAAGGAAAAGATTTATTAGAAATAAAATATGAGCAATTGTTGGATTATGCATTGCCATATGAAAATGCAGAAAATGCTTTTAGAGTAATTCCTGGAGATTTTGTTACTACAGAAGATGGAACAGGAATTGTACATACAGCACCAACTTTTGGAGCAGATGATGCATTAGTTGCTAAACAAGTAACACCAGAAATTCCGCCATTATTAGTATTAGATACAAATGACAATCCAGTTCCTTTAGTAGATTTACAAGGTAAGTTTCGATCAGAAATGGCTGAGTTTGCAGGTAAGTATGTAAAGAACGAATATTATAATGATGGTGAAGCGCCAGATAAATCTGTAGATGTAGAATTAGCTATCAAATTAAAAACAGAAAATAAGGCCTTTAAGGTTGAAAAATATGTGCACAGTTATCCAAATTGTTGGAGAACAGATAAACCAATTCTATATTATCCTTTAGATTCTTGGTTTATAAAAGTTACTGATGTTAAAGATAAAATGCATTCTTTAAATGAAACAATCAATTGGAAGCCAAAATCTACAGGAACTGGACGTTTTGGAAATTGGTTAAAAAATGCTAATGATTGGAATTTATCTCGATCACGATTTTGGGGAATTCCGTTGCCAATTTGGAGAACTGAAGATGGTACAGAACAAATTTGTATCGGTTCAGTTGAAGAGTTAAAAGCTGAAATGGAACGTGCTGTAGATGCTGGTATGATGGATTCTGATATCTTTTCAGAATTTGAGGTTGGAAATATGACTGAAGAGAACTATGATAAAATCGATTTACATAAGAATGTAGTTGATAAAATCACATTAGTTTCTGCATCCGGAAAACCAATGAATCGAGAAAGTGATTTAATTGATGTTTGGTTCGATTCTGGTTCTATGCCTTATGCACAATGGCATTATCCGTTTGAAAATAAAGAAAAAATTGATGAAAATAAATCGTTTCCAGCAGATTTTATTGCAGAAGGTGTAGATCAAACCCGTGGATGGTTTTATACATTACATGCTATTGGAACGATGGTTTTTGATTCTGTTGCCTATAAAAATGTAGTGTCAAATGGATTGGTATTAGACAAAAACGGACACAAAATGTCTAAACGTCTTGGAAATGCAGCAGATCCTTTTGAAACATTAAAGAAATACGGAGCAGATGCTACGCGTTGGTATATGATATCTAACGCAAATCCGTGGGATAATTTAAAGTTTGATATTGCTGGAATAGAAGAAGTAAGAAGAAAGTTTTTTGGAACTTTATATAACACGTATTCATTCTTTTGCTTGTATGCTAATATTGATGAATTTAGTTATTCAGAAGCTGATATTGCAATAAATGAACGACCAGAAATTGATCGCTGGATTTTATCAGAATTAAATTCATTAATAGAAAAAGTAGATACTTTTTATAATGATTATGAGCCAACAAAAGCAACACGAGCAATATCTGATTTTGTACAAGACCATTTAAGTAATTGGTATGTGCGTTTGTGTAGAAGACGTTTTTGGAAAGGGGAGTATCAACAAGATAAAATTTCTGCATATCAAACATTATATACATGTATGCTTACGGTTGCAAAATTAAGTGCGCCAGTTGCACCATTTTTTATGGATAGATTATACAAAGATTTATCAGAAGCAACATCAACAGAAAGTTTTGAAAGTGTGCATTTAGCTGAATTTCCAGTATATAATGAATCATTTGTAGATAAATCTTTAGAGAGAAAGATGGAAAATGCGCAAACTATCTCTTCTTTAGTTTTATCGTTAAGAGCAAAAGAAAAGATTAAGGTTCGTTTACCATTACAGAAAATAATGATTCCTGTATCTGATACTACTCAGAAAGAAGAAATTTTAGCTGTTGCAGATTTAATAAAATCGGAAGTAAATGTAAAAGAGATTGAAATATTAGATGATGCATCGGATATTCTTGTAAAACAAATCAAGCCAAATTTTAAAACTTTAGGACCAAAATTTGGAAAAGATATGCGTTTTGTAGCTGCTGCAATTCAAAACTTTACACAAGATGAAATTTCTACTGTTGAAAAAGATGGAAAAATTTCTGTAAAAGTTAATGATAAAATGATTACTTTGGACGTGAGTGATGTTGAGATTTCATCCAAAGATATTGAAGGATGGTTAGTTGCAAATGCTGGCGGATTAACAGTTGCGTTAGATGTTACTATTACCGAAGAATTACGTAAAGAAGGAATTGCTAGAGAATTGGTAAATAGAATACAAAACGGGCGAAAAGATACCGGTTTAGAAGTAACAGATAAAATTAAGTTAACAGTAGAAAAGTTTGCTGATTTGCAGGTTTCTATTGAAGAAAATAAAGAATATATTATGAGCGAAACATTAGCTAAAGAGTTAGTTTTTGTAGATGCTTTAGAAGATGGGACAGAAATTGAATTCGACACCATAAAAAGTAGAATATTAATCCAAAAAGTGTAA
- a CDS encoding sensor histidine kinase, giving the protein MEELLAEENQVIAIVLIGVLLLLLMGVALLLFFFFSRKKIVEKELEKKSLEINHQKKMIQSIIVTQEKERKRIAQDLHDDISSKLNVINLNANLLKDGDLDTKEYKTVNNNILEATDKTLESARKIAHNLLPPILEKFGFKDAVEELADSFNNSKKITINYTINYHKNYLTKENELHLFRIVQELINNSVRHGKAKISTLDINFEDQKLLFKYTDNGKGFNMNDQKFSKGLGMKNIETRISLLNGEKEIKSEDGKGFKINIKI; this is encoded by the coding sequence ATGGAAGAACTCTTGGCAGAAGAAAATCAAGTGATTGCTATTGTATTAATTGGTGTTTTATTACTCCTACTTATGGGAGTTGCCCTACTATTATTCTTTTTCTTTTCTAGAAAAAAAATAGTAGAAAAAGAGCTGGAAAAAAAATCGTTGGAAATTAATCATCAGAAAAAGATGATACAATCTATAATTGTAACGCAAGAAAAAGAACGAAAGCGGATTGCCCAAGATTTACATGATGATATTAGCTCTAAATTGAATGTCATCAATTTAAACGCCAACTTATTAAAGGATGGTGATTTAGATACAAAAGAATATAAAACGGTAAATAATAATATTTTAGAAGCAACCGACAAAACATTAGAAAGCGCTAGAAAAATCGCACATAATTTGTTACCGCCAATTCTAGAAAAGTTTGGTTTTAAAGACGCTGTAGAAGAACTTGCAGATTCTTTTAATAACAGTAAAAAGATTACCATAAACTACACTATCAACTATCATAAAAACTATTTAACTAAAGAAAACGAGTTACATCTTTTTAGAATAGTACAAGAGTTAATCAATAATTCTGTACGTCATGGAAAAGCAAAAATTAGCACATTAGATATTAATTTTGAAGATCAAAAATTACTTTTTAAGTATACTGATAACGGTAAAGGATTTAACATGAATGATCAAAAATTTTCCAAAGGTTTAGGGATGAAGAATATAGAGACTAGAATTTCTTTATTAAATGGAGAAAAAGAAATAAAAAGTGAAGACGGAAAAGGATTTAAAATAAATATAAAAATATAA
- the uvrC gene encoding excinuclease ABC subunit UvrC: MPTSLELQIKTLPQSPGVYQYYDKDEVILYVGKAKNLKKRVASYFTKNHDNAKTRILVRKIVSIKHIVVNTETDALLLENNLIKKYQPKYNIMLKDDKTYPWICIKKERFPRIFLTRRVIKDGSEYFGPYTSVRTVRILLDLIKELYTLRTCTYDLSEEKINAGKYKVCLEYHLGNCKGPCEGLQSEVIYQQDIKAIRNIIKGNFKESLEVFKQMMFTFSEKMEFEEAQKIKEKLDLLANYQAKSTIVNPSINNVDVFSVISDEGYGYLNFFKISNGSIIQSYTTEVKKKLDESDKDLLELFIVETRQRFNSQSTEIYVPFTVFVGDTIKVTVPKLGDKKRIVELSERNAKYYRQEQFKQIKIVDPDRHVKRIMAQMQKDLRLQSEPRHIECFDNSNIQGTHPVAACVVFKDGKPSKKEYRHYNIKTVVGPDDFASMEEVVFRRYKRLLSEDEPLPQLIIIDGGKGQLSSALKSLDILGLRGKIAIIGIAKRLEEIYYPGDSIPMYLDKKSESLKIIQHLRNEAHRFGITLHRNKRSKSAIQSELEQIPDVGRQTITTLLRKFKSAKRVKEASLEDLIAVIGNARAKKVHEYYHAKKENES; this comes from the coding sequence ATGCCAACAAGTTTAGAGCTTCAAATAAAAACATTACCACAATCACCTGGTGTTTATCAATATTATGATAAAGATGAGGTAATACTCTATGTGGGTAAGGCTAAAAACTTAAAAAAACGTGTTGCTTCTTACTTTACCAAAAACCATGATAATGCGAAAACAAGAATTCTAGTCAGAAAAATTGTAAGCATCAAACATATTGTAGTAAATACAGAAACCGATGCTTTATTATTAGAAAATAACCTCATAAAAAAATACCAGCCTAAGTATAATATTATGCTTAAGGATGATAAAACTTATCCGTGGATTTGTATAAAAAAAGAACGTTTTCCTAGAATTTTTTTAACGAGGAGAGTCATAAAAGACGGGTCGGAATATTTTGGACCTTATACTTCTGTAAGAACGGTACGAATTTTACTAGACTTAATAAAAGAGCTTTATACGCTTAGAACCTGTACCTATGATTTAAGTGAAGAAAAAATAAACGCAGGTAAATACAAAGTATGTTTAGAATACCATTTAGGCAATTGTAAAGGGCCGTGTGAAGGGTTGCAATCGGAAGTCATTTATCAGCAAGATATTAAAGCAATTAGAAATATTATTAAAGGTAATTTTAAAGAGAGTTTGGAAGTCTTTAAACAAATGATGTTTACTTTTTCTGAAAAAATGGAGTTCGAAGAAGCCCAAAAAATTAAAGAAAAACTCGATTTATTAGCTAATTACCAAGCAAAATCTACCATTGTAAATCCGTCTATAAATAATGTAGATGTGTTTTCTGTAATTTCTGATGAAGGCTACGGATATCTTAACTTTTTTAAGATTTCTAATGGATCTATTATTCAATCATACACCACAGAAGTAAAGAAAAAACTAGACGAATCTGATAAAGATTTATTGGAGCTTTTTATTGTTGAAACTAGACAACGATTTAATTCTCAATCTACAGAAATCTATGTTCCGTTTACCGTTTTTGTAGGTGATACAATTAAAGTGACGGTTCCTAAATTGGGTGATAAAAAAAGAATTGTAGAGCTTTCTGAAAGAAATGCAAAATATTACCGACAAGAACAATTTAAGCAAATTAAAATTGTAGATCCAGATAGACATGTAAAGCGAATTATGGCGCAAATGCAAAAAGATTTACGCTTGCAAAGTGAACCAAGACATATTGAGTGTTTCGATAATTCTAATATTCAAGGAACGCATCCAGTTGCTGCTTGTGTGGTTTTTAAAGACGGAAAACCAAGCAAAAAAGAATACCGCCATTATAATATAAAAACAGTGGTCGGTCCAGATGATTTTGCTTCTATGGAAGAAGTGGTTTTTAGACGCTATAAGCGATTATTGTCTGAAGACGAGCCATTGCCTCAATTAATTATTATTGATGGTGGAAAAGGACAACTATCATCTGCTTTAAAAAGTTTAGATATTTTAGGCTTACGAGGTAAAATTGCCATAATAGGAATTGCTAAACGTTTAGAAGAAATCTATTACCCTGGAGATTCTATACCGATGTATTTAGATAAAAAATCGGAAAGTTTAAAAATCATTCAACATCTAAGAAATGAAGCACATAGATTCGGAATTACCTTGCATAGAAATAAACGTAGTAAAAGTGCCATTCAATCAGAATTAGAACAAATTCCTGATGTTGGTAGGCAAACTATTACAACTTTATTGCGTAAATTTAAATCAGCAAAAAGAGTAAAAGAAGCTTCGTTAGAAGATTTAATTGCTGTTATTGGAAATGCGAGAGCAAAAAAAGTGCATGAATATTATCACGCTAAAAAAGAAAATGAGAGCTAA
- a CDS encoding response regulator transcription factor translates to MENINIIIADDEELFRKGISFLLEREKNLNIIFEASNGKELIDFIDVTEELPDIILMDLKMPEINGVEATKAIHKKYPDIKIIALTSYGSKSFITNMIDVGASSYLLKNTTPKEVINTINEVFEKGFYYDEKVLEIIHTNIISSSGKRIKSDLDNNLLSKREIEVLELICEQLTTSEIGEKLFISPRTVEGHRNNLLLKTQSKNVAGLVIYGIQKKFIEITPDINF, encoded by the coding sequence ATGGAAAATATTAATATAATCATTGCAGATGACGAAGAGCTTTTTAGAAAAGGCATCAGTTTTTTGTTAGAAAGAGAAAAAAATCTAAACATTATTTTTGAAGCGTCTAATGGTAAAGAGTTAATAGACTTTATTGATGTTACTGAAGAATTGCCAGATATTATATTAATGGATTTAAAAATGCCCGAAATTAATGGTGTTGAAGCTACTAAGGCAATTCATAAAAAATATCCCGATATAAAAATTATAGCTTTAACAAGTTACGGAAGTAAATCTTTTATTACTAATATGATAGATGTTGGCGCTTCTTCTTACTTACTTAAAAATACCACACCAAAAGAAGTAATTAACACTATTAATGAAGTTTTTGAAAAAGGATTTTATTACGATGAAAAAGTGTTAGAAATTATTCATACTAATATAATTTCTTCAAGCGGAAAACGTATAAAAAGTGATTTGGATAACAATTTACTTTCTAAAAGAGAAATAGAAGTCTTAGAATTAATATGCGAGCAATTAACTACAAGTGAAATTGGTGAAAAACTATTTATTAGTCCAAGAACTGTAGAAGGGCATAGAAATAATTTATTATTAAAAACTCAATCTAAAAATGTGGCTGGATTGGTAATATATGGAATCCAAAAAAAATTTATAGAAATTACTCCAGATATTAATTTTTAA
- a CDS encoding T9SS type A sorting domain-containing protein: MTKNGDFIYKVNIPETDWHLISSPVVGEQFDDTWNDANSINTAGAGNNEAVASYINTSDADGDWVYYQDGAGATTFGAGIGYSTKRTSAGEYTFNGGFPVSPINPTISASNIGTPATENRWTLVGNPFPAHVNIATFLSVNATPLKDSHENVYVWNAATGLYEPLTTGHIHPGQGFFVNSNVVSTTVTFTKAMQSDQNGITFYRTATNPSITLMMSDGTNTGSTEINYLADKTTGLDPRYDSGTFTGQSTSFQIYTHLVSDSKGINFMKQALPIDNYENMVIPVGLNAAAGKEITFSAEDLNLPTDLKVFLEDRETNTFTRLDEANSSYKITTSSALKGIGRFYMHTSRNSLTTKDVVLDNVSIYKTNGNTLRIVGVQQNSKTSLKLFNIVGKQVLSTSFTSNGVKDISLPKLASGVYLIQLQTDKGRLNKKIILE, encoded by the coding sequence ATGACTAAAAATGGAGACTTTATATACAAAGTAAACATTCCTGAGACTGATTGGCATTTAATTTCTTCTCCTGTTGTTGGTGAGCAATTTGATGATACGTGGAATGATGCTAATAGTATAAATACTGCTGGAGCAGGAAATAACGAAGCCGTTGCTTCTTATATTAATACTAGTGATGCAGATGGTGATTGGGTGTATTATCAAGATGGCGCAGGTGCTACAACTTTTGGTGCTGGTATAGGTTACTCTACTAAAAGAACAAGTGCTGGAGAATATACTTTTAATGGTGGTTTTCCAGTTTCACCAATTAATCCAACTATCTCAGCAAGTAATATTGGTACTCCTGCAACAGAAAACAGGTGGACATTGGTAGGTAATCCATTTCCAGCACACGTTAACATTGCTACTTTTTTATCAGTTAATGCTACTCCTTTAAAAGATTCGCATGAAAACGTTTATGTTTGGAACGCAGCCACTGGACTATACGAACCATTAACTACTGGGCATATTCATCCAGGACAAGGTTTCTTTGTAAATTCTAATGTAGTTTCAACTACTGTTACTTTTACAAAAGCAATGCAGAGTGATCAAAATGGAATTACATTTTACAGAACAGCTACTAATCCAAGTATTACATTAATGATGAGCGATGGTACAAATACTGGGTCTACAGAAATTAATTATCTAGCTGATAAAACCACAGGGTTAGATCCTAGATATGACTCGGGTACTTTTACTGGTCAGTCTACAAGCTTTCAAATCTATACGCATTTAGTAAGTGATAGTAAAGGTATTAATTTTATGAAGCAAGCTTTACCTATAGATAATTATGAAAACATGGTGATTCCTGTTGGATTAAATGCAGCGGCTGGAAAAGAAATTACCTTTTCTGCTGAAGACTTAAATTTACCAACAGATTTAAAAGTTTTCTTAGAAGATAGAGAAACCAATACATTTACGCGTTTAGATGAAGCAAATAGTAGCTATAAAATTACTACTTCTTCTGCCTTAAAAGGGATTGGAAGGTTTTATATGCATACCTCTAGAAATTCATTAACTACAAAAGATGTTGTTTTAGACAATGTAAGTATCTATAAAACGAATGGGAACACATTAAGAATTGTAGGTGTACAACAAAACAGTAAAACTTCTCTTAAACTATTTAATATTGTTGGTAAGCAAGTTTTAAGTACATCGTTTACATCTAATGGTGTTAAAGATATTTCTTTACCAAAATTAGCCTCTGGTGTTTATCTTATACAGCTCCAAACCGATAAAGGAAGGTTGAACAAGAAAATAATTTTAGAATAA